Below is a window of Variovorax sp. TBS-050B DNA.
GAGCGCGGCGCGGCCGTGATGCTGATCACGCACGACATGGGCGTGATCGCCGAGACCTGCGACCGCGTGGCCGTGATGTACGCCGGCCGTATCGCGGAGATCGGGCCGGTGCACGAAGTCATCCACCAGCCTGCACATCCTTACACCTCGGGCCTGATGGCCTCGATTCCCGACATGGCGAGCGACCGCGAACGGCTCAACCAGATCGACGGCGCGATGCCGCGCCTCAACGCGATTCCGAAGGGCTGCGCCTACAACCCGCGCTGCCCGCGCACCTTCGCGCGCTGCCTGTCGGAGCGGCCAGAGCTCATGCATGCGGGCGCCACGCGCGCCGCCTGCTGGCTGCACGATGCCGCCGATCCGCACCGCGGCCAGGCCGAACTCGCCGCCCGGCACCAGGCGGCGCAACAGGCGGGCGAACGCGCCGTGCCCGATGCGGCCGCGCCGCTCGACGAGGTGACGCGATGAGCACCACCACCACCACCACCGCCACTGCTGCCGCCGCCGAGCCGCTCGTCGTCGCGCACGACCTGGCTCGCACCTTCGACGTGTCGCCGCCCTGGCTCAACCGCGTGCTCGAGCGCAAGCCGCGCGTGCTTCTGCATGCGGTGGACGGCGTGAGCTTTTCCATCGAGCGCGGCAAGACGCTCGCGCTGGTCGGCGAATCGGGCTGCGGCAAGAGCACCGTGGCGCGCCTGCTGGTCGGCCTCTATGCGCCGACGCGCGGCGGCCTGCGCTTCGATGGGCAGGATGCGCATGCCGCGTTCAAGGCGCCGGAGGGCCGCGCGCTGCGCCGCCGCATCCAGATGATCTTCCAGGACCCCTACGCGAGCCTCAACCCGCGCTGGATCGTCGAGGACATCATCGGCGAGCCGCTGCGCGAGCACGGCATCCTGCGCGGCAAGGCCGAGCTGCGCGCGCGCGTGGGCGAGCTGCTCCAGTCCGTCGGCCTCTCGCCGCTGGACAGCGCCAAGTACCCGCACCAGTTCTCGGGCGGGCAGCGCCAGCGCATCTCGATCGCACGCGCGCTCGCCACGCAGCCCGAGTTCCTCGTGTGCGACGAGCCCACCTCCGCGCTCGACGTGAGCGTGCAGGCCCAGGTGCTCAACATCATGAAGGACCTGCAGCGCGCGCGCGGCCTGACCTACCTCTTCATCTCGCACAACCTCGCGGTGGTGCGGCACGTGGCGGACCAGGTCGGCGTGATGTACCTCGGCCGGCTGGTCGAGGTGGCCGACAAGCAGAAGCTCTTCGCCGAGCCGCAGCATCCGTACACGCGCATGCTGCTGGACGCGATCCCACAGATGAAGCACACCGGCCGCGCGCGCACGCCGGTGCAGGGCGAAGTGCCCAATCCGCTGAACCCGCCCACGGGCTGCGCCTTCCATCCGCGCTGCCCGCATGCCAACGCCCGGTGCTCG
It encodes the following:
- a CDS encoding dipeptide ABC transporter ATP-binding protein yields the protein MSTTTTTTATAAAAEPLVVAHDLARTFDVSPPWLNRVLERKPRVLLHAVDGVSFSIERGKTLALVGESGCGKSTVARLLVGLYAPTRGGLRFDGQDAHAAFKAPEGRALRRRIQMIFQDPYASLNPRWIVEDIIGEPLREHGILRGKAELRARVGELLQSVGLSPLDSAKYPHQFSGGQRQRISIARALATQPEFLVCDEPTSALDVSVQAQVLNIMKDLQRARGLTYLFISHNLAVVRHVADQVGVMYLGRLVEVADKQKLFAEPQHPYTRMLLDAIPQMKHTGRARTPVQGEVPNPLNPPTGCAFHPRCPHANARCSAERPALMELRGVRVACHAVEEGRI